The following are encoded in a window of Roseimaritima ulvae genomic DNA:
- a CDS encoding Dabb family protein: MPQLAHHVFFTLKDSSDTATDALITAAKKYLDGHDGCVSFAVGRRTPDLVREVNDQAFHVSLHVVFESRAAHDVYQTHPRHLEFIAEQKDNWAQARVFDSDLA; the protein is encoded by the coding sequence ATGCCTCAACTAGCCCATCATGTGTTTTTCACGTTAAAAGACAGCAGCGACACGGCGACGGACGCCTTGATCACGGCCGCCAAGAAGTACCTCGATGGCCACGATGGCTGCGTTTCCTTCGCCGTCGGCCGCCGCACGCCCGACCTGGTGCGGGAAGTCAACGACCAGGCCTTTCACGTTTCGCTGCACGTGGTGTTCGAGTCGCGAGCGGCTCATGACGTATACCAGACCCACCCCCGGCACCTGGAATTCATCGCCGAACAAAAGGACAACTGGGCGCAGGCCCGCGTGTTCGATAGCGACTTGGCGTAG
- the fusA gene encoding elongation factor G, producing the protein MPTDIEHLRNIGIIAHIDAGKTTVTERMLFLSGAKHRVGRVDHGTTDTDDDPEEQERGITIFSACVKFHWGKYDVNLLDTPGHVDFTAEVERCLRVLDGAVVVFSAREGVEAQSETVWRQADKYDVPRIVFINKLDREGANFEAVYNQIGPRLNGKPVAIQLPVGLGPAHTSDPFRGVIDLIDMKFMQFDPATDGKQVTVVEIPDELADDAAMWREQMLDAVYELNDEAMQLAMEEQPVPAEMIRATLREGCLTRKIQPLVCGSALHGIGVQPLLDAVGHYLPSPIDRPPVEGVDPKNHDKTLQRGPSVKEPFCGLVFKILPAKTGDNYWIRVYSGTLKQNSRVQCPNRDKKENIAQLWQIHASKKERDGQIDEVHAGDICCVIGPRFAITGDTVCDTRELVELPSIKFAEAVLSMAIEPESTGDRKKLNEVLEMLKRQDPTFGAVENEETGQTLISGMGELHLEVVQHRLTRDFGMKVKFYKPRVNYRETISKQASVVGQCNRQMGAQQMFARLNVDVSPLDDPSAPVQVFDRLPADTLVPPEMRAAAIEELRERADGGGLIAGFPLTGLRIEATGGEAHEENSDPVAFRIAAGDAFDRALEAATPTLLEPVMRMEITTPEDYMGDIVGDLQQRRAIIAKTDVHGELTTIIAHAPLKELFGYSSAVRSLSQGRAGSSMEPYGYQAAPPEDAESFSY; encoded by the coding sequence ATGCCCACCGACATAGAACACCTGCGAAACATTGGCATTATCGCCCATATTGATGCCGGTAAGACGACCGTCACCGAGCGGATGTTGTTTCTCAGCGGAGCCAAACATCGCGTTGGGCGGGTCGACCATGGGACCACCGACACCGACGACGATCCGGAAGAACAGGAACGCGGGATCACGATTTTCTCGGCCTGCGTGAAGTTCCACTGGGGTAAATACGACGTCAACCTGCTGGACACGCCCGGACACGTCGACTTTACGGCCGAAGTCGAACGCTGCCTGCGTGTGCTCGACGGCGCCGTGGTCGTGTTTTCGGCTCGTGAAGGCGTCGAAGCGCAAAGCGAAACGGTGTGGCGACAAGCTGACAAGTACGACGTACCGCGGATCGTGTTCATTAATAAACTCGATCGCGAAGGCGCCAACTTCGAAGCCGTCTACAACCAAATCGGCCCGCGACTGAACGGTAAACCGGTTGCCATTCAGCTGCCCGTCGGCCTCGGCCCCGCCCACACCAGCGATCCCTTTCGCGGCGTCATCGACCTGATCGATATGAAGTTCATGCAGTTCGATCCTGCGACCGATGGCAAACAGGTAACCGTCGTCGAAATCCCCGACGAACTGGCCGACGACGCCGCCATGTGGCGCGAACAGATGCTGGATGCCGTTTATGAACTGAACGACGAAGCCATGCAGTTGGCGATGGAAGAGCAGCCGGTCCCCGCCGAGATGATTCGAGCCACGCTGCGGGAAGGCTGCTTGACTCGCAAAATCCAACCCCTGGTCTGCGGTTCGGCCCTGCACGGCATCGGCGTCCAACCTCTGCTCGATGCCGTCGGCCATTACCTGCCCTCGCCGATCGACCGCCCGCCCGTCGAAGGCGTCGACCCCAAGAATCACGACAAGACGCTGCAGCGCGGGCCCTCGGTTAAGGAACCGTTTTGCGGTCTGGTGTTTAAAATCCTGCCCGCCAAAACCGGCGACAACTACTGGATCCGCGTCTACAGCGGCACGCTCAAACAGAACTCGCGCGTGCAGTGCCCCAACCGCGACAAAAAAGAAAACATCGCCCAGCTGTGGCAGATCCACGCCAGTAAAAAAGAACGCGATGGACAGATCGACGAAGTCCACGCCGGCGATATCTGCTGCGTGATCGGACCGCGGTTTGCCATCACCGGCGACACCGTCTGCGACACCCGCGAACTTGTCGAACTGCCCAGTATCAAATTTGCCGAAGCCGTGCTCTCGATGGCCATCGAACCGGAAAGCACCGGAGACCGCAAAAAGCTGAACGAAGTCCTGGAAATGCTCAAACGCCAAGACCCCACGTTCGGAGCGGTGGAAAACGAAGAAACCGGGCAAACGCTGATCAGCGGCATGGGTGAGCTGCACCTGGAAGTCGTCCAGCACCGTTTGACGCGCGACTTTGGCATGAAAGTCAAATTCTACAAACCACGTGTCAACTACCGCGAAACAATCTCCAAGCAGGCTTCCGTTGTCGGTCAGTGCAATCGCCAGATGGGCGCCCAACAAATGTTCGCCCGCTTGAACGTCGACGTCTCGCCGCTGGACGATCCCTCCGCTCCGGTGCAAGTCTTTGACCGACTGCCCGCGGACACTCTGGTACCGCCGGAGATGCGTGCGGCGGCTATCGAAGAATTGCGTGAGCGAGCCGACGGCGGCGGCTTGATCGCGGGTTTCCCGCTGACGGGCTTGCGGATCGAAGCCACCGGTGGCGAAGCGCACGAAGAGAACAGCGACCCGGTGGCGTTTCGAATCGCCGCCGGCGACGCCTTCGATCGAGCTTTGGAAGCCGCCACGCCGACGCTGCTCGAACCGGTGATGCGGATGGAAATCACCACCCCCGAAGACTACATGGGCGACATCGTGGGCGACTTGCAGCAGCGCCGCGCGATCATCGCCAAGACCGACGTGCACGGCGAGCTGACCACCATCATCGCCCACGCCCCGCTGAAAGAGCTGTTCGGCTACTCCAGCGCCGTCCGAAGTTTAAGCCAAGGCCGCGCGGGCAGCAGCATGGAACCCTACGGCTACCAAGCCGCCCCACCGGAAGACGCCGAAAGTTTTTCGTACTAA
- a CDS encoding PAS domain-containing protein, whose protein sequence is MSQTEHSDPSNAFSKGVVLEGLLESIEDLVWAATPDYRRLLFINAAAEAIYGLPVEELKENPEILVGAIHPDDQRVIEQRWDQLQREGAATAEYRIVRPDGNIRWLSDRLRIVYDAQGSPHHIEGVARDITSRRTAAAALRDADAAYRSLVDSLPISVTRKDCDGRIQFANDRFCKQCSRSLEDLLGKTDFDLFPAHLAKKYRSDDQAVLAAGEVFHSIEEHTAGESLTYVEVFKAPMRDQHANIVGVQVMYWDVTEQKQTEAEAQYQKFLLDTLLKHVPDAIYFKDADSRFIRLSDSLIKKLGVKDISEAIGKSDSDFFSRQHAQAALADERQVMATGEPILNKLERETYEDHPDTWCSTTKLPLRDRDGQVIGTFGISRDVTEQKKAEQELARERDLLRTIINQLPNMIFVKDRAGRFVTANEALLKLMGLESIDDLVGKSDFDFMPLEVVCNYVADDQIVMRTGEPLLDQEEVIQTREGTEMWSLTTKVPLRDGDGTIIGLVGIGHDITARKKADQELLAAKEAADAANRAKSDFLANMSHEIRTPMNAVIGMTELLLDTDIDEAQREYLTMVQASGDALLSIINDILDFSKIEAGKLELDASVFDVREALGDTMKTLAMRAHAKDLELAFRIDPQTPQQVIGDPGRLRQVLVNLVGNAIKFTEQGEVVVNVTSAPEPDDKVKLQVCVSDTGIGIPEDKQARIFHEFEQADSSTTRRFGGTGLGLAISSRLIHIMGGELWLESEVGQGSKFYFTAVLDRIESEPPRFADIVVVGGTRVLIVDDNQTNRQILCEMLRNWGMQPTAVDNAPAGLDLLREAQADDAAFGLVLSDVQMPDVDGFEFVDWVRKTPDVAQTPVIMLTSGGRTGDAARREELRVADRLMKPVKQSELFDSIVRVLGVTAPEYESSDTETESLHQYDLGSLRILLVEDNLVNQKLAVGVLKKHGHQVTVAGNGQEAIDRLQATPYDLVLMDVQMPVLDGLAATRQIRVQEQHTGHHQPIIAMTAHAMKGDRDACLEAGMDEYIAKPIRVSAIMEKLAKVINEFGLVEDRIPAAETEFELQPGTVMEPESPIPASPPQDASTEAGPPKDAPAAAASKPSADQSDPPAHRADAASDGAVKAGASDSDAPPATDLSRHDDEGELDAGERDAGQPGTDGDEPVVDWNKALAIVGGDPQLLQEIITVYLNEKASLQTTMQLSLQEGDTDRLFRAAHTLKGASAAIGAPGATERCRQLEMEARAGNIAVLAGLYQQLLDELQAVQAEIQRKQAELADE, encoded by the coding sequence ATGAGTCAAACCGAGCACAGCGACCCCTCCAATGCGTTCAGCAAGGGCGTGGTGCTGGAAGGTTTGCTGGAATCAATCGAGGATCTGGTGTGGGCCGCGACGCCGGATTACCGCCGCTTGCTGTTCATCAATGCCGCGGCCGAAGCCATCTACGGCTTGCCGGTGGAAGAGCTGAAGGAGAACCCGGAAATCCTAGTCGGGGCAATCCACCCCGACGACCAGCGGGTCATCGAGCAGCGATGGGATCAATTGCAGCGAGAAGGCGCCGCGACGGCCGAATACCGCATCGTCCGCCCCGACGGCAACATCCGCTGGCTCAGCGATCGCCTGCGGATCGTCTACGACGCCCAGGGCAGCCCGCACCACATCGAAGGCGTGGCCCGGGACATCACCAGCCGGCGGACCGCTGCCGCCGCCCTCCGCGATGCCGACGCTGCCTATCGCTCGCTAGTTGACAGTCTGCCCATCAGCGTGACTCGCAAAGACTGTGACGGCCGCATCCAGTTTGCCAACGACCGGTTTTGCAAACAGTGCAGTCGCAGCCTGGAGGACCTGCTGGGCAAAACCGACTTCGATCTGTTCCCCGCCCATCTGGCCAAAAAATACCGCAGTGATGACCAGGCCGTGCTGGCCGCTGGCGAAGTCTTCCATTCCATCGAAGAACACACCGCCGGCGAATCCCTGACGTACGTGGAGGTCTTTAAGGCGCCGATGCGAGACCAGCACGCCAACATCGTGGGCGTGCAGGTGATGTACTGGGATGTTACCGAACAGAAACAAACCGAAGCCGAAGCGCAATACCAAAAGTTCCTGCTCGACACGCTGCTGAAACACGTTCCCGATGCGATTTATTTCAAAGACGCCGACAGCCGCTTCATCCGCTTGAGCGACAGCTTGATCAAAAAGCTGGGGGTCAAGGATATCTCCGAGGCGATCGGCAAATCCGACAGTGACTTCTTCTCCCGCCAACATGCCCAAGCCGCTCTGGCCGACGAACGTCAAGTGATGGCCACCGGGGAACCGATCCTCAACAAGCTGGAGCGGGAAACCTACGAGGATCATCCTGACACCTGGTGTTCGACCACCAAGCTGCCGCTGCGTGATCGCGATGGACAGGTGATCGGCACGTTTGGGATCTCCCGCGATGTCACCGAACAGAAAAAAGCCGAGCAGGAACTGGCTCGCGAACGCGACTTACTCCGCACGATCATCAATCAGTTGCCCAACATGATCTTCGTCAAAGATCGTGCCGGCCGCTTTGTGACCGCCAACGAAGCCCTGCTGAAACTGATGGGGCTGGAATCCATCGACGACCTCGTGGGCAAATCTGATTTCGACTTCATGCCACTGGAAGTCGTCTGCAACTATGTCGCCGACGATCAGATCGTGATGCGGACCGGCGAACCGCTGTTGGATCAAGAAGAAGTCATCCAGACGCGGGAAGGTACCGAAATGTGGTCGCTGACCACCAAGGTGCCGCTGCGTGACGGCGACGGCACGATCATCGGACTGGTCGGAATCGGACACGACATCACGGCTCGCAAAAAAGCCGACCAAGAATTGTTGGCCGCCAAAGAAGCCGCCGACGCGGCCAATCGCGCCAAGAGCGACTTCCTGGCCAACATGAGCCACGAAATCCGCACGCCTATGAACGCCGTCATCGGCATGACCGAACTGCTGCTCGATACCGATATCGACGAAGCCCAGCGGGAATACCTGACGATGGTCCAGGCCTCCGGCGATGCGCTGCTGTCGATCATCAACGACATCCTCGATTTCTCCAAAATCGAAGCCGGCAAACTGGAGTTGGATGCGTCGGTGTTTGATGTCCGCGAGGCCCTCGGCGACACCATGAAAACACTGGCCATGCGGGCCCATGCCAAAGACCTGGAACTAGCCTTCCGCATCGATCCGCAAACCCCACAACAGGTTATCGGCGACCCCGGGCGACTGCGGCAGGTATTGGTCAATCTGGTAGGCAACGCGATCAAATTCACCGAGCAGGGCGAAGTCGTGGTGAACGTGACCAGCGCGCCCGAACCGGACGACAAAGTCAAACTGCAAGTCTGCGTCAGCGATACCGGAATCGGCATCCCCGAAGACAAACAAGCTCGCATCTTTCACGAATTCGAACAGGCCGATAGTTCGACCACTCGCCGCTTTGGTGGCACCGGCCTGGGACTGGCTATCTCCTCGCGTCTGATCCATATCATGGGCGGCGAGTTGTGGTTGGAGAGTGAGGTCGGGCAGGGCAGCAAATTCTATTTCACCGCTGTGCTCGATCGGATCGAGAGCGAACCGCCACGCTTTGCCGATATCGTGGTCGTCGGCGGCACCCGTGTGCTGATCGTCGACGACAACCAAACCAATCGCCAGATCCTTTGCGAAATGCTCCGCAACTGGGGCATGCAACCCACGGCCGTCGACAACGCGCCGGCCGGCCTGGACCTGTTGCGCGAAGCTCAAGCGGACGACGCTGCCTTCGGGTTGGTGCTCAGCGATGTGCAGATGCCCGATGTGGACGGGTTCGAATTTGTCGATTGGGTTCGCAAGACCCCCGACGTCGCCCAGACTCCCGTGATCATGCTGACCTCCGGAGGCCGAACCGGCGATGCTGCTCGCCGCGAAGAACTGAGGGTGGCCGATCGGCTGATGAAACCCGTCAAACAGTCCGAACTGTTTGACTCCATCGTCCGCGTGCTGGGCGTCACCGCTCCAGAGTACGAAAGCAGTGACACCGAAACCGAATCCCTGCATCAATACGACCTTGGCTCGCTGCGCATCCTGCTGGTCGAAGATAATCTGGTCAACCAAAAACTGGCCGTCGGCGTGCTGAAAAAACACGGTCATCAAGTAACCGTCGCCGGTAACGGGCAAGAAGCCATCGACCGCTTGCAAGCTACCCCCTATGACTTGGTGCTAATGGACGTGCAAATGCCGGTGCTCGATGGCCTGGCCGCCACACGCCAGATCCGAGTTCAAGAGCAACACACCGGCCATCACCAACCCATCATCGCCATGACCGCCCACGCCATGAAGGGCGATCGAGATGCCTGCCTCGAAGCCGGCATGGACGAGTACATCGCCAAACCGATCCGGGTTTCCGCGATCATGGAAAAACTGGCCAAGGTGATCAACGAATTTGGCCTGGTCGAAGATCGCATCCCCGCCGCCGAGACGGAATTCGAATTGCAACCTGGCACCGTTATGGAACCCGAATCCCCAATCCCGGCGTCGCCGCCGCAAGATGCCTCCACGGAAGCTGGCCCGCCGAAAGATGCCCCGGCCGCCGCGGCAAGTAAACCATCCGCTGACCAGTCGGATCCTCCTGCCCACCGTGCTGACGCCGCGAGCGACGGCGCAGTAAAGGCTGGTGCATCGGACAGCGACGCCCCGCCCGCCACGGACCTCTCCCGTCACGACGATGAAGGCGAACTCGACGCGGGTGAACGCGACGCAGGCCAACCGGGCACCGACGGTGATGAGCCGGTCGTCGACTGGAACAAAGCCTTGGCGATCGTCGGTGGTGACCCCCAGTTACTGCAGGAAATCATCACCGTGTATCTGAACGAAAAAGCCAGTTTGCAGACCACCATGCAGCTGTCGCTTCAGGAAGGCGACACCGATCGTCTGTTCCGCGCTGCCCATACGCTCAAAGGCGCTTCGGCGGCAATCGGCGCCCCCGGCGCCACCGAACGCTGCCGCCAACTGGAAATGGAAGCGCGAGCCGGAAACATCGCGGTCCTCGCCGGCTTGTACCAGCAATTGCTGGACGAATTGCAAGCCGTGCAAGCGGAGATCCAACGTAAGCAGGCGGAACTGGCGGACGAATGA
- the flgK gene encoding flagellar hook-associated protein FlgK, whose protein sequence is MSLFSAINQSAAALQASQLGLQVVGHNIANANTPGYIRQELELVPASSTRVGQVIVGQGVLPKGTHQVIDQALAERMWSASTAVAGGETLQSAYRELEDIVGGLDDTGLGYQLTNFNEALHNLSNSPADPAARDLVLLQASALTSAINQAYTDTQAAQVRANAQIPALAGNLNSITSRIADLNLEIMVLEGGRSLSSDATGLRDERYQLLGELAQIVDINVQEQANGSVSVFVGGDYLLADANYREVYTAFDETTGGQEIRIKETDSPLQAKGGTIGAAQTARDEVFGAYLNDLDTFAGALARTVNEVHSQGQGLQGNQQMTGTVSVETGVPLERAELDFVPNNGSFDIQVVDDQGQLVSSHRIEVQNLGIVGDSTVNSIVEQMNAIDGLAARINGDGQIELEAESAGVGFTFADDNSGFLAAAGLNTMFTGTGASDLAVNDYLLQNPNLISVSKGGVGNDTEALSELVDLIAQPSDALNGQSLQAWQQQKVGAIAQSVSLQRASTEGNADFYATLEAQHLSIVGVNLDEEAIKLIGYQRAFQASSRVIATASEMLDLLVSL, encoded by the coding sequence ATGTCCCTGTTCAGCGCCATCAATCAATCGGCCGCCGCGCTGCAAGCCTCGCAGCTGGGCTTGCAGGTGGTTGGCCACAATATCGCCAACGCGAATACCCCTGGGTATATTCGCCAGGAACTGGAACTGGTTCCCGCGTCGTCCACGCGTGTCGGGCAGGTGATTGTCGGCCAAGGGGTGTTGCCCAAAGGGACTCACCAGGTCATCGACCAAGCGTTGGCCGAACGGATGTGGAGTGCCAGCACGGCGGTCGCTGGCGGCGAGACGCTGCAGTCGGCCTATCGCGAACTGGAAGACATTGTCGGCGGCCTGGACGATACCGGTTTAGGCTATCAACTGACCAACTTCAACGAAGCCCTGCACAACCTGTCCAACTCACCGGCCGACCCCGCCGCCCGCGATCTGGTGCTGCTGCAAGCCAGCGCGCTGACCAGCGCCATCAACCAAGCCTACACCGACACCCAAGCCGCCCAGGTGCGGGCTAATGCCCAGATTCCCGCCCTGGCGGGCAACCTCAATTCCATCACCAGCCGGATCGCGGACCTGAACCTGGAAATCATGGTATTGGAAGGCGGCCGTTCGCTGTCCAGTGATGCCACCGGGCTGCGGGACGAACGGTATCAGCTGCTAGGTGAATTGGCGCAGATCGTCGACATCAACGTCCAAGAGCAAGCCAACGGATCGGTCAGCGTGTTTGTCGGCGGCGACTACCTGCTGGCGGACGCCAACTATCGCGAAGTCTACACGGCCTTTGACGAAACGACCGGCGGGCAGGAAATTCGCATCAAAGAAACCGATTCGCCGTTGCAAGCCAAAGGCGGGACGATCGGTGCCGCCCAGACCGCCCGCGACGAGGTGTTCGGAGCCTACCTAAACGACCTCGATACCTTCGCTGGTGCCCTGGCACGGACCGTCAATGAAGTCCATTCGCAGGGACAAGGGCTGCAGGGCAATCAACAGATGACGGGTACCGTTTCAGTGGAAACAGGGGTCCCGCTGGAACGCGCCGAACTTGATTTTGTTCCCAACAATGGCTCCTTCGATATCCAAGTGGTCGACGACCAAGGGCAACTGGTCAGCTCGCATCGCATCGAGGTCCAGAACCTGGGCATCGTCGGCGACTCCACGGTCAATTCCATCGTCGAGCAAATGAATGCCATCGATGGCCTGGCGGCACGCATCAACGGTGACGGGCAGATCGAACTCGAAGCCGAATCGGCCGGCGTGGGCTTTACCTTTGCCGACGATAACAGTGGCTTCTTGGCCGCCGCCGGTTTGAACACCATGTTCACCGGCACCGGCGCCAGTGACCTGGCCGTCAATGACTACCTGCTGCAGAACCCCAACCTGATCTCGGTCAGTAAAGGCGGCGTGGGCAACGACACCGAAGCTCTCTCGGAACTAGTCGACTTGATCGCCCAACCCAGCGACGCGTTGAACGGTCAGTCGCTGCAAGCCTGGCAACAACAGAAAGTCGGCGCGATCGCGCAAAGCGTCAGCCTGCAGCGTGCCAGCACCGAGGGCAACGCCGATTTCTATGCCACTCTGGAAGCCCAACATCTGTCGATCGTGGGCGTCAATCTGGACGAGGAAGCGATCAAGCTGATCGGCTACCAACGCGCCTTCCAAGCCTCATCACGGGTCATCGCCACCGCCAGCGAAATGCTCGACCTGCTGGTCTCGCTGTAG